In Malus sylvestris chromosome 2, drMalSylv7.2, whole genome shotgun sequence, the genomic stretch CCCTAATGACACAAATATCACAAATTCACAAGGTTGCTTGTCTAGCCAATTAAACAAGCCCTCATCCCTTATACTGGTTGAGGTTGAACCGGCTGATTGGACCTGCCTCGTCAATGGTCCAATGGGATAAACTGGCACCTTAGCCACTCTGCCCAAGAGTCCCTCATCCCGTAACGCATCTATTGTTTTGTGCTCCAAGTCTTCCCATCTGTTCATCAAAATCCCATCACTCTTCGAGAAATTAGTACCTATCCTTACATATTCCAAATATTGTTGGTCAATCTGGTCCAGCATCGGGTCAACCACGTCTTCAGGCTGAACGGGCTTGCAACCCGGAATTCTCAGTGGTTCAGTCTGGTCCACGTACTCTCCTTCCACTTCTTTATCAAAAACTGGCATGTAGACAGTCAAGGCTATGAACCATGCAGTGCTAGCAATGTAAACGTACTTAGGAATCCCAAGCTCGTCGCCGATAGACAGAGATTCGGTGCTGAAGAGGTCCACGATAAGCACTGTAGGACGAAAAGAAAACTCCATTCCAAGTATGGCTGACCGAAACGCATGTCGTGCTTCACGCATCATGACTGCAAGGAGGGTAGCGACAGCAGCATCGGGGCCAACACAGCCGGAAATGTCGGGCGGTGGGAGTTCAATAATGTCAAAAAATTTGGGGGTGGCGGCTGCCTTGAGAAGTTCAGACTCAGTCTTGGAAGTAGGAGATGGGATGGCGAAGATCGTCACGGTGAAATTCCGGTGGGTGACAAGTCGTTTTGCGAGTTCGAAGGCGAGGATAAGGTGGCCGAGGCCTGGGCTGCAAAGTATGGCAGCATGTGGCTGTGAGCTCATGGTAGAAGGAGAGTGATGGCTTTAGCCCTTAGTGCACcggttggggttttttttttttttttttttgaacaaaagtgCACCGGTTGAGCTTTAAATAGGGACAACGAGCGAATCAAAATAATCTTTGCTCTAAAATCGTTGGACAAGATTACTTTTAGATTAATACCTTaactaagattaaaaattaaattaaattccttaacCTCATGTCCATATCAGCATGCATATTCCACCCCgtactttatttttattttcgttttaggatttttatttttgtaatgttgttgaccttaaaaactaccaagcctacatggcgcGCAGGTCGAGTAACTAATTAGCTAACTACGTCTTTTGGTTGTATGcgggtgtgccaactcgtcaaccgagctcgaccgaggagtaaaatttgttgatgttgcgttgggtgcgctgctgacttctgaatctcgcgaCTGTGGCCGAGAAATGAacactctcggccttcgggttctagagcctgaagacaaagctgctagttctacgaagttcaatatcaaattcggctttcaatgtgtcgaatgtaataacttgtaacacctcacttcgccgaaaaggctaatgagatgacctctgccaataaggattcgaaaattcttctcgaccgagacttggatagataaccagtcgaccttgacgcagtgctgtttatccaaactgaatgtgCTCCATGGTCGGCTGATTCTAAGGCAACAgtattgtttatccaaactgaagatgttcactGGTtcccttcacagtgctgtttatccaaactaaaatgtgttggcgaaaaagaaaataaaaaatctcaagatgtttggaggttttgcgtagagcgagggtttgcgcatggcagtttgtgtgttgaactGGAGTCCCTCAACGTTGCACAGCCTTCATGTATTTATAGCGTTGGATAT encodes the following:
- the LOC126604959 gene encoding anthocyanidin 3-O-glucosyltransferase 5-like isoform X3, with protein sequence MSSQPHAAILCSPGLGHLILAFELAKRLVTHRNFTVTIFAIPSPTSKTESELLKAAATPKFFDIIELPPPDISGCVGPDAAVATLLAVMMREARHAFRSAILGMEFSFRPTVLIVDLFSTESLSIGDELGIPKYVYIASTAWFIALTVYMPVFDKEVEGEYVDQTEPLRIPGCKPVQPEDVVDPMLDQIDQQYLEYVRIGTNFSKSDGILMNRWEDLEHKTIDALRDEGLLGRVAKVPVYPIGPLTRQVQSAGSTSTSIRDEGLFNWLDKQPCEFVIFVSLGSGGTVSLEQMTEMAWGLELSQQRFIWVVRPPARSADADFFTSGNQDDDPSTYLPKGFLTRTHDVGLVVPLWVSQVDILSHPSIGGFWSHCGWNLSLESITNGVPMMVWPRYGEQRMNAIMLTEELGVAVRSKVLPSKKVVGREEIKEMVRKIMVDKDGQAIRGRVKGLKLSAAKAWSVGGSSYNALSQISSGNERKC